In Polaribacter sp. L3A8, a genomic segment contains:
- a CDS encoding Gfo/Idh/MocA family protein, with protein MLKVGVLGAGHLGKIHLRLLQQSDKYNLVGFYDPSKENAKKVAEEFGYTSFDSIESLIDAVEVVDIVTPTLSHFDCAKLAIEKGRHIFVEKPITKTVIEAEAIKTLASQYHVQGQVGHVERFNPAFTAVKDKIENPMFIECHRLAEFNPRGTDVPVVLDLMIHDIDIILSVVKSAVKNVHASGVSVISDTPDIANARIEFENGCVANLTASRISMKNMRKSRFFQKDAYISVNFLSKESEVVRMKDVPANPDEFAMILQNAEGVKKQIYFENPEVENNNAILDELETFADAINNNTTPIVSLRQGTEALKVAQMIIDCF; from the coding sequence TTAGGTGCTGGACACTTAGGAAAAATTCATTTACGATTATTACAACAATCAGATAAATATAACTTAGTAGGTTTTTACGACCCTTCTAAAGAAAATGCAAAAAAAGTAGCCGAAGAATTTGGCTATACTTCTTTTGATTCTATAGAATCGTTAATAGATGCTGTTGAAGTTGTAGATATTGTAACTCCTACTTTATCACATTTTGATTGTGCTAAATTAGCGATAGAAAAAGGACGACATATTTTTGTAGAAAAACCGATAACAAAAACAGTTATTGAAGCAGAGGCTATAAAAACTTTAGCAAGCCAATATCATGTACAAGGTCAGGTTGGGCACGTAGAGCGTTTTAACCCTGCGTTTACAGCTGTAAAAGACAAGATAGAAAACCCAATGTTTATAGAATGCCATAGATTGGCAGAGTTTAACCCAAGAGGTACAGATGTGCCTGTAGTGTTAGATTTAATGATTCATGATATTGATATTATTCTTTCTGTAGTAAAATCGGCTGTAAAAAATGTACACGCAAGTGGTGTTTCTGTAATTTCTGATACACCAGATATTGCCAACGCAAGAATTGAATTTGAAAACGGTTGTGTTGCAAACTTAACTGCAAGTAGAATTTCTATGAAAAATATGCGTAAATCTCGTTTTTTTCAGAAGGATGCTTATATTTCTGTAAACTTTTTAAGTAAAGAATCTGAGGTCGTTAGAATGAAAGATGTACCCGCAAACCCAGATGAATTTGCAATGATTTTACAAAATGCCGAAGGTGTAAAAAAGCAAATTTATTTTGAAAACCCAGAAGTAGAAAACAACAATGCTATCTTAGACGAATTAGAAACGTTTGCAGATGCTATAAACAATAATACAACTCCTATAGTTAGTTTAAGACAAGGAACTGAAGCTTTAAAAGTTGCTCAGATGATTATTGATTGTTTTTAA
- a CDS encoding 3-hydroxybutyryl-CoA dehydrogenase yields MKNIAVIGAGTMGNGIAHTFAQFNYKVNLIDISEASLEKGMTTIAKNLDRMVAKEKISEADKTQTLQNISTFTSIKEGAKNADLVIEAATENAVLKSKIFKELDAFCTPNTILATNTSSISITQIAAATKRPDKVIGMHFMNPVPIMKLVEIIRGYNTSDEVMETIAELSKKVAKIPVEVNDYPGFVANRILMPMINESIETLYNNVAGVEEIDTVMKLGMAHPMGPLQLADFIGLDVCLSIMNVLYDGFKNPKYAPCPLLVNMVMAGKLGIKSGEGFYDYSESRKAEKVAKMFS; encoded by the coding sequence ATGAAAAACATTGCTGTTATTGGAGCCGGAACCATGGGAAATGGAATTGCTCATACGTTTGCTCAGTTTAATTATAAAGTTAATTTAATTGATATTTCTGAAGCTTCTTTAGAAAAAGGAATGACCACTATTGCTAAGAATTTAGACAGAATGGTGGCTAAAGAAAAAATTTCTGAAGCGGATAAAACACAAACTTTACAAAACATTAGCACATTTACATCTATTAAAGAAGGCGCTAAAAATGCCGATTTAGTGATAGAAGCTGCTACTGAAAATGCTGTTTTAAAATCCAAAATATTTAAAGAATTAGATGCTTTTTGTACACCTAATACCATTTTAGCAACAAACACCTCTTCTATTTCTATTACCCAGATTGCTGCTGCAACAAAAAGACCCGATAAGGTAATTGGAATGCATTTTATGAACCCTGTACCAATTATGAAATTGGTAGAGATTATTAGAGGTTACAACACGTCTGATGAAGTAATGGAAACCATTGCTGAACTTTCTAAAAAAGTTGCTAAAATTCCGGTAGAAGTAAATGATTATCCTGGTTTTGTGGCAAATAGAATTTTAATGCCAATGATTAACGAGTCTATAGAGACTTTGTACAATAATGTTGCTGGTGTAGAAGAAATTGACACGGTAATGAAGTTAGGAATGGCACACCCAATGGGACCTTTACAACTAGCAGATTTTATTGGTTTAGATGTTTGCTTGTCTATTATGAATGTGCTATACGATGGCTTTAAAAACCCTAAATATGCTCCTTGCCCACTATTAGTAAACATGGTGATGGCTGGTAAATTAGGTATAAAATCTGGTGAGGGTTTTTATGATTATTCAGAAAGTAGAAAAGCAGAGAAAGTTGCTAAAATGTTTTCTTAG
- a CDS encoding Dps family protein, translated as MSKTILGLDKNETANLVNELNGLLANFQIYYQNLRGLHWNIKGKNFFELHVKFEEFYTDSQIKIDEIAERILTLQGQPLHTFSDYLATSSVAVGKNISNDVEGVELVVNSLAELLKNERLILDLSDKAADEGTNSMMSDFIAEQEKTIWMLNSWLGK; from the coding sequence ATGAGCAAAACTATATTAGGATTAGACAAAAACGAAACAGCAAATTTAGTGAATGAATTAAATGGTTTGTTAGCTAATTTTCAAATTTATTATCAAAATTTAAGAGGTTTACATTGGAATATTAAGGGGAAGAACTTTTTTGAATTACATGTAAAGTTTGAAGAGTTTTATACAGATTCTCAAATTAAGATTGATGAAATTGCGGAACGTATTTTAACGTTACAAGGACAACCATTACATACTTTTTCTGATTATTTAGCAACATCTTCTGTTGCAGTTGGTAAAAATATTTCTAATGATGTAGAAGGAGTAGAATTAGTGGTAAATTCACTAGCCGAATTATTAAAAAATGAACGTTTAATTTTAGATTTATCAGACAAAGCAGCTGATGAAGGAACAAACTCTATGATGAGTGACTTTATAGCGGAACAAGAAAAAACAATTTGGATGTTAAATTCTTGGTTAGGTAAATAA
- a CDS encoding hydrogen peroxide-inducible genes activator, with protein MTITQLKYVLSVAEYQNFTVAAEHSFVTQPTLSMQIQKLEDELGVKIFNRSKKPIELTEVGKKIVEQAKVIVDESNRILDIVHQQKGYIGGEFKLGIIPTIMPTLLPMFLQNFTKKYPKVKLIIEELTTEEIIRKLTDGHIDAGLAATPLENEAIKERPLYYEPFVGLVPQNHRLYKNKTITADELEMEDILLLEDGHCFKDSVLNLCRNHKIDNKKRFQLESGSFDTLIKLSKEGLGMTLLPYLHTLDLNEVDKSHLREFTSPPPAREVSLIYHKSQLKMQMIEALKKTIDGVVRGAISFSDVKIISPLQKK; from the coding sequence ATGACCATTACTCAATTAAAATACGTTTTATCTGTTGCAGAATATCAAAATTTTACGGTAGCTGCAGAGCATAGTTTTGTAACTCAACCAACATTGAGCATGCAAATTCAGAAATTAGAAGACGAATTAGGTGTTAAGATATTTAATCGTTCTAAAAAACCAATTGAATTAACCGAAGTAGGAAAAAAAATAGTTGAACAAGCAAAAGTTATTGTTGATGAAAGCAATAGAATTTTAGACATTGTACATCAACAAAAAGGATATATTGGAGGTGAATTTAAATTAGGAATTATACCAACAATTATGCCTACTTTATTGCCAATGTTTTTGCAGAATTTTACTAAAAAATATCCGAAGGTAAAATTAATTATAGAAGAGTTAACGACCGAAGAAATTATAAGAAAATTAACAGACGGACATATTGATGCAGGTCTTGCTGCAACACCGTTAGAAAATGAAGCAATTAAAGAAAGACCTTTATATTACGAACCTTTTGTTGGTTTGGTACCGCAAAACCACAGATTATACAAAAACAAAACCATTACTGCAGATGAGCTAGAAATGGAAGATATTCTGTTATTAGAAGACGGTCATTGTTTTAAAGATAGTGTGCTGAATCTATGTAGAAACCATAAAATTGATAACAAAAAAAGGTTTCAGTTAGAAAGCGGAAGTTTTGATACTTTAATTAAACTATCTAAAGAAGGTTTAGGGATGACATTATTACCTTACTTACATACATTAGACTTAAATGAAGTTGATAAAAGCCATTTACGTGAATTTACAAGTCCTCCTCCCGCAAGAGAAGTGAGTTTAATTTACCATAAATCGCAATTAAAAATGCAAATGATTGAAGCGTTAAAGAAAACTATTGATGGTGTTGTTAGAGGTGCTATTTCTTTTTCTGATGTAAAAATTATTAGTCCATTACAGAAGAAATAG
- a CDS encoding ABC-F family ATP-binding cassette domain-containing protein — MLSVSNLSVQFGKRILFDDVNTKFQTGNCYGIIGANGAGKSTFLKIISGVQEPTSGQVHLEKGKRMSVLTQDHYAFDEFPVLETVVMGNKELFKIKKQIDDLYADYTDENAEKIGELQIIFEEMNGWNADSEAAAMLSNLGIAEDLHYTLMKDLDGKQKVRVLIAQALFGNPDVLIMDEPTNDLDFETIAWLENFIANFDNCVIVVSHDRHFLDAVCTHISDIDYGKINHFSGNYTFWYESSQLATRQRAQQNKKAEEKKKELEEFIRRFSANMAKSKQATSRKKMIEKLNVDEIKPSSRRYPAIIFDRDREAGDQILNVESLSKEFEGEKLFDDVHINLNKGDKIAVISRNSRAVTAFYQIITDNEKADGGKFDWGVTTTQSYLPLDNSSFFKDGELNLVDWLRQYAQTEEEREEVFLRGFLGKMIFSGEEALKKSDVLSGGEKVRCMLSRMMMKRGNVLVLDEPTNHLDLESIQALNNSLINFKGTILFTTHDHEFAQTVANRVIELTPKGAIDRYTTFDEYLSDPKIKELRDKMYS, encoded by the coding sequence ATGTTATCAGTTTCTAATTTATCTGTACAATTCGGAAAACGAATTTTGTTTGATGATGTTAATACAAAATTTCAAACAGGAAATTGTTATGGAATTATTGGCGCAAACGGAGCCGGAAAATCAACTTTCTTAAAAATAATATCTGGTGTGCAAGAACCAACTTCTGGTCAAGTGCATTTAGAGAAAGGAAAGAGAATGTCTGTGCTAACGCAAGATCATTATGCTTTTGACGAGTTCCCTGTGTTAGAAACAGTTGTTATGGGTAACAAAGAGCTGTTTAAAATTAAAAAGCAAATTGATGATTTGTATGCTGATTATACTGATGAAAACGCAGAAAAAATTGGTGAACTTCAAATAATATTTGAAGAAATGAATGGGTGGAATGCAGATTCTGAAGCTGCTGCCATGTTATCTAATTTAGGTATTGCAGAAGACTTGCATTATACATTAATGAAAGACTTAGATGGTAAACAAAAAGTACGTGTATTAATTGCACAAGCACTTTTTGGAAATCCAGATGTACTAATAATGGATGAGCCTACCAACGATTTAGATTTTGAAACCATTGCTTGGTTAGAAAACTTTATTGCAAATTTTGATAACTGTGTAATTGTAGTATCGCATGATAGACATTTTTTAGATGCTGTTTGTACACATATTTCTGATATTGATTATGGTAAAATTAACCACTTTTCTGGAAACTATACTTTCTGGTATGAGTCTAGTCAATTAGCAACAAGACAAAGAGCACAACAAAATAAAAAGGCAGAAGAGAAAAAGAAAGAATTAGAAGAATTTATTCGTCGTTTTTCTGCAAATATGGCTAAATCAAAACAGGCAACTTCTCGTAAAAAGATGATCGAGAAATTAAATGTTGATGAAATTAAACCATCAAGTAGACGTTATCCTGCAATTATTTTTGATAGAGATAGAGAAGCCGGAGATCAGATTTTAAATGTAGAAAGCTTATCTAAAGAATTTGAAGGAGAAAAATTATTTGATGACGTACATATCAATTTAAATAAAGGTGATAAAATAGCTGTTATTTCTAGAAATTCTAGAGCTGTAACTGCTTTTTATCAAATTATTACTGATAATGAAAAGGCAGATGGTGGTAAATTTGATTGGGGAGTAACAACAACACAATCATACTTGCCATTAGATAACTCTTCTTTCTTTAAAGATGGCGAATTGAATTTAGTAGATTGGTTAAGACAGTATGCGCAAACAGAAGAAGAGCGTGAAGAAGTTTTCTTAAGAGGATTCTTAGGTAAAATGATTTTTTCTGGTGAAGAAGCTTTAAAGAAAAGTGATGTTTTATCTGGAGGTGAAAAAGTACGTTGTATGTTATCTAGAATGATGATGAAGAGAGGAAATGTATTGGTTTTAGACGAGCCAACAAATCACTTAGATTTAGAATCTATACAGGCATTAAATAACTCGTTAATCAACTTTAAAGGAACTATTTTGTTTACAACTCATGATCATGAGTTTGCACAAACAGTTGCAAACAGAGTAATCGAATTAACGCCAAAAGGAGCTATAGATAGATATACTACTTTTGATGAGTATTTATCTGACCCAAAAATTAAAGAATTAAGAGATAAAATGTATTCTTAA
- a CDS encoding acyloxyacyl hydrolase has product MKKHLFILLFFIVFSAFSQEKKAGIWHPTKVGFLYNKAQDNNFLFDDKDYSYTTETFKTQLFYDLGSWKKLNFEMSVQPQIQTLKHQLINEQFVLPTEENYQDKRTEFTTPKTMRLYAFELGFALKRKIIKNLDFLATIGLGIATIDTRTERLAKGFTFIENGSLGFSYKTTKKTFLYLGGNIGHVSNFNTQSPNNGFNIIGYEIGFSYLLK; this is encoded by the coding sequence ATGAAAAAACACTTATTTATTTTATTGTTTTTTATTGTTTTTTCTGCATTTAGTCAGGAAAAAAAAGCAGGAATTTGGCATCCAACTAAAGTTGGATTTCTTTACAACAAAGCACAAGACAATAATTTTTTATTTGATGATAAAGATTATTCTTATACTACAGAAACTTTTAAAACACAACTCTTTTACGATTTAGGAAGTTGGAAAAAATTAAATTTTGAAATGAGTGTTCAACCTCAAATTCAGACTTTAAAACATCAGTTAATAAACGAGCAATTTGTGTTGCCTACAGAAGAAAATTACCAAGATAAAAGAACTGAATTTACAACACCTAAAACCATGCGTTTGTATGCTTTTGAATTAGGTTTTGCATTGAAAAGAAAAATTATTAAAAATTTAGATTTTCTGGCAACAATTGGTTTAGGTATAGCAACAATAGACACAAGAACAGAACGACTTGCAAAGGGATTTACTTTTATAGAAAATGGATCTTTAGGGTTTTCATACAAAACAACTAAAAAGACATTTCTGTACTTAGGTGGTAATATTGGTCATGTTTCTAACTTTAATACACAAAGCCCAAACAACGGGTTTAATATTATTGGTTACGAAATTGGCTTTTCATATTTGTTAAAATAA